One segment of Bradyrhizobium sp. CB2312 DNA contains the following:
- the mutY gene encoding A/G-specific adenine glycosylase, which produces MSSRSVRKPKPEPSLPETTSRPLALLQWYDRHRRRLPWRAAPGEASDPYRVWLSEIMLQQTTVKAVGPYFEKFVARWPDVAALGSASQDDVLRMWAGLGYYSRARNLYACAVAVTREHGGVFPDTEEGLRTLPGIGPYTAAAIAAIAFDRRTMPVDGNIERVVSRLFAVEEELPQAKPLIQQLAATLLADTRAGDSAQALMDLGASICTPKKPACSLCPFTEDCTARAQGTQETFPRKAPKKSGTLRRGAAFVVTRGDELLVRSRPEKGLLGGMTEVPGSDWLAEQEDATAKQQAPELKGLSRWQRKVGVVTHVFTHFPLELVVYTAKAEARTRAPEGMRWVPIATLAGEALPNVMRKVIAHALDL; this is translated from the coding sequence ATGAGCTCCAGATCCGTCCGCAAGCCGAAGCCGGAACCTTCCCTGCCGGAGACCACATCGCGCCCACTCGCGCTGCTCCAATGGTACGATCGCCACCGCCGCCGGCTGCCCTGGCGCGCCGCGCCCGGCGAGGCGTCGGACCCTTACCGCGTCTGGCTGTCGGAGATCATGCTGCAGCAGACCACCGTGAAGGCGGTCGGGCCTTACTTCGAAAAGTTCGTCGCGCGCTGGCCTGACGTCGCGGCGCTGGGGAGCGCCTCGCAGGACGACGTGCTGCGGATGTGGGCCGGGCTCGGCTATTATTCGCGCGCACGAAATCTCTACGCCTGCGCGGTCGCGGTGACGCGCGAGCACGGTGGTGTGTTTCCGGACACGGAGGAGGGGCTGCGGACACTGCCGGGCATTGGGCCCTACACCGCGGCCGCGATCGCAGCGATCGCGTTCGACCGCCGCACCATGCCGGTCGACGGCAATATCGAGCGTGTGGTGTCGCGGCTCTTTGCGGTTGAAGAAGAGCTCCCGCAAGCCAAGCCGCTGATCCAGCAATTGGCGGCGACGTTGCTTGCCGACACGCGCGCCGGCGACAGTGCGCAGGCGCTGATGGATCTGGGCGCCTCGATCTGCACGCCGAAGAAGCCGGCCTGCTCGCTGTGTCCGTTCACTGAGGACTGCACGGCGCGTGCGCAGGGAACGCAAGAAACGTTTCCGCGCAAGGCGCCGAAGAAGAGCGGGACGTTGCGGCGTGGCGCGGCCTTTGTCGTCACGCGCGGCGACGAGCTGCTGGTCCGCTCGAGGCCCGAAAAGGGCCTGCTCGGCGGCATGACCGAAGTGCCGGGGTCGGACTGGCTCGCAGAGCAAGAGGATGCGACGGCGAAGCAGCAGGCGCCGGAATTGAAGGGGCTGTCGCGCTGGCAGCGCAAGGTGGGCGTCGTTACCCACGTCTTCACGCATTTTCCGTTGGAGCTGGTGGTCTACACGGCAAAGGCGGAGGCGCGCACGCGCGCGCCCGAGGGCATGCGCTGGGTGCCGATCGCAACCCTTGCCGGCGAGGCGCTGCCCAATGTCATGCGCAAGGTGATCGCGCACGCGCTGGATCTCTAG
- a CDS encoding DciA family protein, protein MSKSGPIFKPGPISAKPLSILLNDVFAEAYAKQGFAARELVTRWAQIAGPEIAAHAEPLKMQWPRPVEGQPQEPATLVLRVEGPMALEIQHSADVILERVNRFFGWSAVGKLAFRQAPLSRPRVRKRPGPPDPKSVAKVAESLGAIEDEDLKTALARLGAAIKRN, encoded by the coding sequence ATGTCCAAATCCGGCCCCATCTTCAAGCCCGGTCCCATCAGCGCAAAGCCGCTGTCGATCCTGCTCAACGACGTCTTTGCCGAGGCCTATGCCAAGCAGGGCTTTGCGGCGCGCGAGCTGGTGACGCGGTGGGCACAGATAGCGGGGCCGGAGATCGCGGCGCATGCCGAGCCGCTCAAGATGCAATGGCCGCGGCCGGTCGAGGGCCAGCCGCAGGAGCCGGCCACGCTGGTGCTGCGGGTCGAGGGGCCGATGGCGCTGGAGATCCAGCACTCCGCCGACGTCATCCTGGAGCGGGTCAACCGCTTCTTCGGCTGGAGCGCGGTCGGCAAGCTGGCCTTCCGCCAGGCCCCCCTGTCGCGGCCCCGCGTCCGGAAGCGCCCGGGTCCGCCGGACCCCAAGAGCGTCGCCAAGGTGGCGGAGAGCCTGGGGGCCATCGAAGATGAAGATTTGAAGACGGCGCTGGCGCGGCTCGGGGCCGCCATCAAGCGAAATTGA